The following are encoded in a window of Phaseolus vulgaris cultivar G19833 chromosome 3, P. vulgaris v2.0, whole genome shotgun sequence genomic DNA:
- the LOC137805719 gene encoding myosin-8-like, producing the protein MYPKDPEFPPNGVEDMTRLAYLHEPGVLQNLKVRYSENEIYTYTGNILIAVNPFQRLPHLSETSTMAKYKGAAFGEQSPHPFAIASSAYSKMINEERSQSILVSGESGAGKTESTKMLMHYLAFLGGRAATEGRSVEQQVLESNPVLEAFGNAKTVRNNNSSRFGKFVEIQFDQKGRISGAAIRTYLLERSRVCQVSDPERNYHCFYMLCAAPKEDSGKYKLGDPRKFHYLNQSNCIELDGLDDSKEYLATKRAMEVVGISSDEQDAIFRIVAAVLHLGNIEFIKGAEEELDSSQPKDEKSFYHLKIAAELLMCDEKSLEDSFCKRVMVTRGDTITKSLDPNSAALSRDALAKIVYSRLFDWIVCKINNTIGQDPESNKLIGVLDIYGFESFKTNSFEQFCINLTNEKLQQHFNQHVFKMEQEEYTKEEIDWSYIEFVDNQDVLDLIEKKPGGVIALLDEACMFPRSTHETFAEKLYQTFRDNKRFSKPKLSRTDFTINHYAGDVTYQTDFFLDKNKDYVVPEHAALLSASKCPFVSGLFPPLPEETTKSTKFSSIATQFKLQLQSLLETLNATEPHYIRCVKPNNLLKPGIFENSNVLQQLRCGGVMEAIRISCAGYPTRKNFDEFVQRFTILEPLVLKACPDEMTACKRLLDRASLKDYQIGKTKVFLRAGQMAELDACRAEVLGKSASVIQRKVRTFLCRKRYVILQLSAIELQRVAKGQLARHQFECLRREAASMKIQKDFRMYISRNAYKTTYASAICIQTGMRGMAARNDLRFRRRTKAAIIIQGRYRCHSASTYFRKLKKAAIFAQCSWRRTIARRELRKLKMAAKEAKVLEEAKNNLEKQVKELTSCLEEEKTMRFEEIKEAKIQETEKLQCALKEMELQFQETKEALIQEQEAKEALIQEHEAAMKVAEQTPSIQENSVNDVDNELVNKLTAENDQLKGQVSSLEIKIDETERKYEETNRISEDRMSQIIETESKMIEIKTNMQRLEEKVSDMETENQVLRQQTLLSSSSRRMSGKFSPGAVPAAENGIQGQQTSVPAKTFGSEDSKVRRSLMERHQESVDILFKCVTKDLGFSEGKPVAAFTLYNCLLHWKSFEAEKTSIFDRLIQIIGSEIEDPDKNDCMAYWLSNTSCLFFHLHRCLRVPTARKPPTPTSFFGRMAQGFRSSNSLSSSAFDVVHQVDAKYPALLFKQQLAAYVEKIYGIVRENFKTDLLPVLSSCIKADRASDENSQQAGSWLSIMECLNKYLKILKENYVPTVLVQKLFNQVFQYINVELFNSILLHEECCTFKHGEYLKSGLAELEQWCTEATEEYIGSSWDELKHASQAVRFLVAEKKDELSYDDLTNDICPVLSAQQLTRICTLYSDEDDDKKQSVSTDVTTRLKLLMTDDEDEGSKTYSLEDNTSHPIIVEEIPASSQDKNIPKVKPPDELLENANFQFLHDYC; encoded by the exons ATGTATCCCAAAGATCCAGAATTCCCACCTAATGGTGTGGAAGATATGACAAGACTGGCATATCTGCATGAACCAGGAGTTCTTCAGAATTTGAAAGTTCGATATTCCGAAAATGAAATTTAT ACATACACGGGAAATATATTGATAGCTGTGAACCCTTTTCAAAGGTTACCTCATTTGTCTGAAACTAGTACCATGGCAAAGTATAAAGGTGCAGCTTTTGGTGAGCAGAGCCCGCATCCTTTTGCAATTGCAAGTTCTGCATATAG CAAAATGATAAACGAAGAAAGAAGCCAATCTATTTTGGTTAGTGGAGAAAGTGGAGCTGGAAAAACTGAGAGTACAAAGATGCTTATGCATTATCTTGCTTTTTTGGGAGGCAGAGCAGCAACTGAAGGACGGTCTGTGGAGCAACAAGTTCTCGAG TCCAATCCAGTTTTAGAAGCATTTGGCAATGCAAAGACAGTAAGGAATAATAATTCTAG TCGTTTTGGTAAGTTTGTGGAGATTCAGTTTGATCAAAAGGGGAGAATTTCAGGAGCTGCTATCAGAACATATTTGCTGGAACGATCCCGTGTTTGTCAAGTTTCTGATCCTGAGAGAAACTATCATTGCTTTTATATGCTTTGTGCTGCACCAAAAGAG GATTCTGGAAAATACAAATTGGGAGATCCAAGAAAATTCCATTACCTTAATCAATCAAATTGCATTGAGCTGGATGGGCTGGATGATTCTAAGGAGTACCTTGCAACTAAGAGAGCCATGGAGGTTGTTGGGATCAGCTCAGATGAGCAG GATGCTATATTTCGAATAGTAGCCGCAGTACTTCATTTAGGAAACATTGAGTTTATTAAGGGAGCAGAAGAGGAGTTAGATTCCTCTCAGCCCAAGGATGAAAAATCCTTTTACCACCTAAAAATAGCAGCAGAACTTTTGAT GTGTGATGAGAAGTCCCTCGAAGACTCTTTCTGCAAACGTGTTATGGTGACTCGTGGTGACACCATAACAAAATCCCTTGATCCAAATTCTGCAGCTCTCAGTAGAGATGCATTGGCAAAAATTGTTTATTCAAGGCTTTTTGACTG GATTGTGTGCAAGATAAACAACACCATTGGGCAAGATCCAGAATCAAATAAATTGATCGGAGTTCTTGATATATATGGATTTGAGAGTTTCAAAACCAACAG CTTTGAGCAATTTTGTATCAATTTGACAAATGAGAAATTACAGCAACATTTCAACCAg CATGTCTTCAAAATGGAGCAAGAGGAATATACAAAGGAAGAGATCGATTGGAGTTATATTGAGTTCGTTGATAATCAAGATGTTCTTGATCTCATAGAGAAG AAACCTGGTGGTGTTATTGCTCTCCTGGATGAGGCCTG TATGTTTCCAAGATCAACGCATGAAACATTTGCTGAAAAGCTATACCAAACCTTTAGAGACAACAAACGCTTCAGCAAGCCAAAGTTGTCTCGCACTGATTTCACCATTAACCACTATGCCGGTGAT GTCACTTATCAAACTGACTTTTTCCTTGATAAAAATAAAGACTATGTTGTTCCGGAGCATGCTGCTCTACTCAGTGCTTCCAAGTGCCCATTTGTTTCAGGGTTGTTTCCACCTTTACCCGAGGAAACTACAAAATCAACAAAGTTCTCTTCTATAGCCACTCAGTTTAAG CTGCAACTTCAATCTTTGCTTGAAACACTAAACGCTACCGAGCCTCACTATATTCGTTGTGTAAAGCCAAATAATCTTCTGAAGCCAGGGATATTCGAGAACAGTAATGTGTTGCAGCAGCTTCGATGTGGA GGAGTAATGGAGGCGATTCGGATAAGTTGTGCCGGATATCCCACTAGAAAGAACTTTGATGAATTTGTTCAGCGGTTTACCATCCTGGAACCTTTGGTTCTGAAAGCATG CCCTGATGAGATGACTGCATGCAAGAGGCTTCTAGATAGAGCAAGCCTTAAAGACTATCAG ATTGGAAAGACAAAAGTGTTTCTGAGAGCAGGTCAAATGGCAGAACTAGATGCATGTCGTGCTGAGGTCTTGGGAAAGTCTGCAAGTGTTATTCAGAGAAAAGTCCGCACGTTTCTCTGTCGAAAACGATACGTCATATTGCAGTTGTCTGCCATAGAACTTCAAAGGGTTGCGAAAG GACAACTTGCACGACATCAGTTTGAATGCTTGAGGAGGGAAGCCGCTTCTATGAAAATTCAGAAAGATTTCCGCATGTATATTTCCAGAAATGCTTATAAAACTACATATGCCTCAGCTatttgtattcaaactggtatGCGAGGGATGGCTGCTAGAAATGATCTTAGATTCAGGAGACGGACAAAAGCTGCAATTATTATTCAG GGTCGATACAGATGTCATTCGGCTAGTACTTATTTCCGGAAGCTAAAGAAAGCAGCAATCTTTGCACAGTGTTCCTGGAGGAGAACAATAGCACGGAGAGAACTTCGAAAGCTTAAAATG GCTGCCAAGGAAGCTAAGGTACTTGAAGAGGCAAAAAACAATCTGGAAAAGCAAGTCAAAGAATTAACTTCATGTCtagaagaagaaaagacaatGAGG TTCGAAGAAATTAAGGAAGCCAAGATACAGGAAACTGAAAAACTACAATGTGCTTTGAAAGAGATGGAGCTTCAGTTCCAAGAAACTAAGGAAGCACTCATTCAGGAACAAGAAGCTAAGGAAGCACTCATTCAGGAACATGAAGCTGCCATGAAAGTAGCTGAGCAAACTCCAAGTATACAGGAGAATTCTGTTAATGATGTTGACAATGAATTGGTCAATAAGCTTACAGCAGAAAATGATCAACTCAAG GGTCAGGTTAGTTCAttggaaataaaaattgatGAAACAGAGAGGAAATATGAAGAAACTAACAGGATTAGTGAGGATCGCATGAGTCAGATTATAGAGACAGAATCAAAGATGATTGAGATAAAGACAAATATGCAGAg ACTTGAAGAAAAAGTATCCGACATGGAAACTGAGAATCAAGTTTTGAGGCAGCAAACCTTGTTGAGTTCATCATCCAGAAGAATGTCAGGAAAGTTTTCACCGGGTGCAGTTCCG GCTGCAGAAAATGGAATTCAG GGACAGCAGACTTCTGTGCCTGCGAAAACATTTGGTTCAGAAGATAGTAAAGTAAGGAGATCTCTTATGGAGAGACATCAA GAGAGTGTAGATATTCTTTTCAAATGTGTGACAAAAGATCTTGGGTTCTCTGAAGGAAAACCTGTTGCAGCATTTACCCTTTATAATTGTCTGCTACATTGGAAATCTTTTGAAGCAGAAAAAACAAGCATATTTGATCGTCTTATTCAGATTATTGGTTCTGAAATAGAG GATCCTGACAAAAATGATTGTATGGCTTATTGGCTATCCAACACATCTTGTTTATTTTTCCATCTTCATCGATGTCTAAGAGTACCTACAGCACGGAAACCACCCACTCCGACATCATTTTTTGGGAGGATGGCCCAG GGTTTCCGCTCATCTAATAGTCTTTCCAGCAGTGCTTTTGATGTAGTGCATCAGGTTGATGCCAAGTATCCAGCTTTGCTTTTCAAGCAACAGCTTGCAGCTTATGTGGAAAAGATATATGGAATCGTTCGAGAAAATTTTAAGACAGACTTGTTACCTGTGCTTTCTTCTTGCATTAAG GCAGATAGAGCATCAGATGAAAACAGCCAACAAGCTGGTTCTTGGCTCAGCATTATGGAATGCCTTAATAAATAtctcaagattttgaaagaaaacTAT GTGCCTACTGTTCTAGTTCAGAAGCTATTCAATCAAGTTTTTCAATACATAAATGTGGAACTCTTTAATAG CATTCTTTTGCATGAAGAATGCTGCACATTCAAACATGGAGAATATTTAAAATCAGGGTTGGCTGAACTAGAACAATGGTGTACTGAAGCAACGGAGGAG TACATTGGCTCATCTTGGGATGAACTCAAACATGCATCACAAGCAGTTAGATTCTTG GTTGCAGAAAAGAAAGATGAGCTATCTTATGATGATCTTACAAATGACATATGCCCT GTCCTGAGTGCTCAACAACTTACTAGAATATGTACACTTTACTctgatgaagatgatgacaaaAAACAAAGTGTATCAACAGAT GTCACTACTAGATTGAAGCTTCTAATGAcagatgatgaagatgaaggtAGTAAAACCTACTCGCTGGAGGACAACACAAG TCATCCTATTATAGTTGAAGAGATCCCTGCTTCTTCTCAAGATAAGAACATTCCAAAAGTAAAACCTCCTGATGAACTTCTTGAGAATGCAAACTTCCAATTTCTCCATGACTATTGCTAG